Proteins from one Candidatus Desulfovibrio trichonymphae genomic window:
- the rpsP gene encoding 30S ribosomal protein S16: MAVKLKLTRLGSKKHPFYRVVAATDETRRDGRPLDFLGYYNPMVDPAEVKLDADKIREWLARGAEATDTVRSLIKKHMS; encoded by the coding sequence ATGGCTGTAAAATTGAAATTGACCCGTCTCGGCAGCAAAAAACATCCTTTTTACCGCGTGGTGGCCGCCACGGACGAAACCCGCCGTGACGGCCGTCCGCTGGATTTTCTGGGATACTACAACCCCATGGTTGATCCTGCGGAAGTGAAGCTTGACGCGGACAAAATCAGAGAATGGCTTGCGCGCGGCGCTGAAGCCACGGACACGGTGCGCTCGCTGATAAAAAAACACATGTCCTAG
- a CDS encoding KH domain-containing protein: protein MKALIEYIAKSLVDHPEVVQVSETEGDQAYVLELKVAKEDVGKVIGRQGRTARAMRTVLNAASIRVKKRVALKILE, encoded by the coding sequence GTGAAAGCCCTGATTGAATATATTGCCAAATCTCTGGTGGATCATCCTGAAGTGGTGCAGGTCAGTGAAACGGAAGGGGATCAGGCCTACGTTCTTGAACTCAAGGTGGCGAAGGAAGACGTGGGCAAGGTTATCGGTAGGCAGGGGCGTACCGCCCGCGCCATGCGCACCGTGCTGAACGCTGCTTCTATCAGGGTGAAAAAACGCGTGGCGCTGAAAATTTTGGAATAG
- the rimM gene encoding ribosome maturation factor RimM (Essential for efficient processing of 16S rRNA), translated as MADSLIHLGTLLRPHGIKGEISADWHAASLPPPDVMLWITGKNSPPHRVRALSCRRHQGRLLFVFEGVADRTAADALCGQKLLVERAVLPEPAEDESYVQDLLGGDVLLPDGRRLGRFDHLECPAGQDIWVIITDAGDEILFPAQPCFIQGFDAAKRAVRINPPEGLLDVYLS; from the coding sequence ATGGCGGATTCCCTGATTCATCTGGGCACGCTGTTACGCCCGCACGGCATTAAAGGCGAGATCAGCGCAGACTGGCATGCGGCCTCCCTGCCGCCGCCGGACGTAATGTTATGGATCACCGGTAAAAACAGCCCGCCGCATCGCGTCCGGGCGCTTTCCTGTCGCCGTCATCAGGGACGCCTTCTTTTTGTTTTTGAGGGAGTTGCGGACAGAACCGCCGCAGACGCGCTGTGCGGACAAAAGCTTCTGGTTGAGCGCGCCGTGCTGCCGGAGCCGGCAGAAGACGAGTCGTATGTGCAGGATCTGCTCGGCGGTGACGTCCTGCTGCCGGACGGACGACGTCTCGGCCGTTTTGACCATCTGGAATGTCCCGCCGGCCAGGATATCTGGGTAATCATAACGGATGCTGGGGACGAAATACTGTTTCCGGCGCAGCCTTGCTTCATCCAAGGCTTTGATGCGGCAAAGCGCGCCGTGCGGATAAATCCGCCGGAAGGGCTGTTGGACGTCTATCTCTCCTGA
- a CDS encoding acyltransferase domain-containing protein: MSDIVKDTSVAAGGVHAPEELALDGVRYVDLPHAGRRWRLGSVTPRWREALTVLGVNPGQESVSALETHGLWLAQAATPAAAVMCCGLGSAWPHMGRELYDNFPAAREAMDHIAAVADWDVLSLMDERDAEKISLTRWQQPYLFLLEYAQWSQLASLGLRPALMCGHSLGELIALCFAGVYEPEVAWYILDTRARHMAELEAASTRKNGMMAVHAEADVIDEIRGFWPALVVSNYNTPRQFIISGPREALSEARRSLRKRRIPSIMLNVGLAYHHPAMRVLRDLSLRRLNALEMRAPRLKMLSNVTAGPYPEDQPDVCRFITDLDENAVRWTECVRRMRDQGGIRHFVELGPQDTLCSLTTDIEPGAFCLPVTRKGKETEQMRQACARLYALGFLPHAAVRACADVRAGNAGPAVAQTDALSFDATPQKAAICAADTAPALPAERLRRLTDILAQASGRPAETIKPETDLRYDLALRSSRFPLLIQEIEDNLCLRVHFERLLGVATVGDLARALWETDASRSAPDKTDTADEERGAVRKRTVPALCRYALRTGEQNADEMPSASPVFLPPDPCGEGAPLRRGDVLACCVFDRTMLPRLLSGLAPLGCVLAVPGDMLDACAPLAKAGSRLAALPFDGAAPPDVGAVRIAVEALAADEGRVDGLLFVPALDAALEESHDMALFEACRCPAAHAGLRYILHFRRTPLSALSVPTAARFGQITAASARAGGAVPRIVRLADDGGPVGLHELGDMLAWEVLRGTEENVLWARQGVFDDDAPPRRGFVERPEVSSLIFPNPRPLWPPSVNTLDGSCHFSRFADPRLSTCLTPQHAMNTGMSCVPASRAMQAIVEGAGLLFPWLTVSGLSDMRFFDAPLLPPGVTRECRLAVKAQPWMLHDRVMTRMCRAVLSVRCLTANGRRADKNAEVISGMALMSPVPAATTPIWDAPGAADMVEHAVPATCYDAMGLGAHWRLITAFAALPDDMYQAVMPAAEEGIAQKGNSRYSEILCIVEGIVQTAWLAVASRGGALHASSAEIATVLRLWRLNAAGLILFSALGQLHGRRLVQLRKSWEEASLLRFDAQVTDARGHVLATMLHLEFSSNFNNNDR, from the coding sequence ATGTCAGATATCGTCAAAGATACATCCGTTGCGGCCGGCGGCGTGCACGCGCCGGAAGAACTGGCGCTTGACGGCGTGCGCTATGTAGATTTGCCTCATGCGGGCCGGCGTTGGCGGCTCGGCAGCGTGACCCCGCGCTGGCGCGAGGCGCTGACGGTGTTGGGGGTGAACCCCGGGCAGGAGAGCGTCAGCGCGCTGGAGACGCATGGGCTGTGGCTTGCGCAGGCTGCTACGCCGGCTGCGGCGGTGATGTGCTGCGGCCTCGGCAGCGCGTGGCCGCACATGGGGCGTGAACTGTACGACAATTTTCCGGCTGCCAGAGAGGCGATGGATCACATCGCTGCAGTGGCCGACTGGGACGTGCTCTCGCTGATGGACGAGCGCGACGCGGAAAAAATAAGCCTTACCCGTTGGCAGCAGCCCTATCTTTTTTTGCTGGAATACGCGCAGTGGAGCCAGTTGGCCTCTTTGGGGCTGCGGCCGGCCCTTATGTGCGGGCACAGCCTCGGGGAGCTGATCGCGCTGTGTTTTGCGGGCGTCTATGAGCCGGAAGTGGCGTGGTACATACTGGACACGCGCGCCAGGCATATGGCCGAACTGGAAGCCGCTTCAACACGTAAAAACGGCATGATGGCGGTGCACGCCGAAGCCGACGTGATTGACGAGATACGTGGCTTCTGGCCCGCGCTTGTCGTTTCCAACTACAATACGCCGCGGCAGTTCATTATCAGCGGACCGCGCGAAGCGCTCTCGGAAGCCCGCAGGAGCCTGCGGAAGCGGCGTATTCCGTCTATTATGCTCAACGTCGGTCTGGCCTACCACCATCCCGCCATGCGCGTTCTGCGCGACCTCTCTTTGCGCCGTCTCAATGCCCTGGAAATGCGCGCGCCGCGACTGAAAATGCTCAGCAATGTCACGGCCGGCCCATACCCCGAAGATCAGCCCGATGTCTGCCGCTTTATCACCGACCTTGATGAAAATGCCGTGCGATGGACAGAATGCGTGCGCCGCATGCGGGATCAGGGAGGGATACGCCATTTTGTGGAACTTGGGCCGCAGGACACGCTCTGCAGCCTGACGACGGATATTGAGCCGGGCGCGTTTTGTCTGCCCGTAACGCGCAAGGGCAAGGAAACAGAGCAAATGCGGCAGGCGTGTGCCCGGCTGTATGCCCTGGGTTTTCTGCCGCACGCCGCCGTGCGTGCCTGCGCCGACGTCAGAGCGGGAAACGCCGGGCCTGCTGTTGCGCAGACTGACGCTCTCTCTTTTGACGCAACGCCGCAAAAAGCGGCAATATGCGCTGCAGACACAGCGCCGGCCCTGCCCGCGGAGCGGCTGCGCCGGCTGACGGACATTCTGGCGCAGGCAAGCGGGCGTCCGGCGGAAACAATCAAGCCTGAAACGGATCTGCGCTATGATCTCGCGTTGCGCTCAAGCCGCTTTCCGCTGTTGATTCAGGAAATTGAAGACAACTTGTGTCTGCGCGTTCATTTTGAACGTCTCCTCGGCGTTGCGACAGTGGGAGATCTTGCGCGCGCGCTGTGGGAGACAGACGCGTCAAGAAGCGCGCCGGACAAAACAGACACTGCGGACGAAGAACGCGGCGCGGTGCGGAAACGAACCGTACCGGCTCTGTGCCGCTATGCGCTGAGGACAGGCGAACAAAACGCGGATGAAATGCCGTCGGCCTCTCCGGTTTTTCTCCCGCCTGACCCCTGCGGCGAGGGCGCGCCGCTGCGCCGCGGCGATGTGCTGGCCTGCTGCGTGTTTGACAGGACAATGCTGCCGCGGCTTTTGAGCGGTCTTGCGCCTCTTGGCTGTGTGCTTGCCGTGCCCGGCGACATGCTGGACGCGTGCGCGCCGCTTGCCAAAGCAGGCTCGCGCCTTGCGGCCCTGCCGTTTGACGGGGCAGCGCCGCCTGATGTGGGGGCCGTGCGCATCGCCGTTGAAGCGCTTGCCGCAGACGAGGGGCGGGTGGACGGCCTGCTGTTTGTCCCAGCTCTGGATGCCGCGCTTGAAGAAAGCCACGACATGGCCCTGTTTGAAGCATGCCGTTGTCCGGCTGCACATGCCGGTCTGCGCTATATCCTACATTTCCGCAGGACTCCCTTGTCCGCGTTATCCGTTCCGACCGCAGCGCGGTTCGGACAGATTACCGCGGCTTCGGCGCGCGCTGGAGGGGCTGTGCCGCGCATTGTCCGTCTGGCGGACGACGGCGGGCCGGTCGGCCTGCACGAACTTGGGGACATGCTGGCTTGGGAGGTGTTGCGGGGCACGGAAGAAAACGTGCTGTGGGCGCGTCAAGGCGTTTTTGACGACGACGCTCCGCCCCGGCGCGGGTTTGTTGAGCGTCCGGAAGTTTCTTCCCTCATTTTTCCCAATCCGCGCCCCCTGTGGCCTCCTTCCGTCAATACCCTCGACGGCTCCTGTCATTTTTCCCGTTTTGCCGATCCTAGGCTCTCAACCTGCCTGACGCCGCAACATGCCATGAACACGGGCATGTCCTGTGTTCCCGCAAGCCGCGCAATGCAGGCGATTGTGGAAGGAGCTGGGCTGCTTTTCCCTTGGTTGACGGTTTCAGGGCTTTCCGACATGCGTTTTTTTGACGCGCCGCTCCTGCCCCCCGGGGTCACCCGTGAATGCCGCCTTGCCGTGAAAGCGCAGCCTTGGATGCTGCACGACAGGGTCATGACACGCATGTGCCGCGCCGTTCTTTCCGTGCGCTGCCTGACGGCCAACGGCCGCCGCGCCGACAAAAACGCAGAGGTGATCAGCGGCATGGCGCTCATGTCGCCGGTGCCGGCCGCAACCACGCCGATCTGGGATGCGCCCGGCGCAGCAGACATGGTGGAACACGCTGTGCCCGCAACGTGCTACGACGCCATGGGTCTTGGCGCGCACTGGCGTCTGATCACGGCTTTTGCCGCACTGCCCGACGATATGTATCAGGCAGTCATGCCCGCCGCAGAAGAAGGCATTGCTCAAAAAGGAAATAGTCGCTATAGTGAAATTCTGTGTATTGTGGAAGGGATTGTGCAGACTGCGTGGCTGGCTGTCGCCTCGCGCGGCGGCGCACTGCACGCATCTTCTGCAGAAATCGCAACGGTTCTGCGGCTGTGGCGTTTGAACGCGGCCGGACTCATCCTTTTCAGTGCCTTGGGGCAGCTGCACGGCAGGCGGCTCGTGCAGCTGCGCAAATCGTGGGAGGAAGCCTCCCTTTTGCGCTTTGACGCTCAGGTGACTGACGCGCGAGGGCATGTGCTCGCCACGATGCTCCATCTGGAATTTTCCAGCAATTTTAACAACAATGACAGGTAA
- a CDS encoding TolC family protein produces MARPTLTTRQARLLTAMFMCLLPLLPACASNKAGSKSPELPARHWLDEAPGVPVENKAKLEAAVPNLYDPDKIFGFDDCVFLSIQQSPMLVNSAVNLEIKRVALTDAVWRYLPEPRMTIRVSNNLTQYNTNTTDTPGDYGQTKFDLGFYAAFPNPVATYFEHQTQKIMVNLAIAMHRKAVGEAIYKIGQAYLQLQARQQIVNAQKKLLPLGRKLITYWQQVESVEGRQGVSLNLAKQHERELGLIVEQSVMQETMQRTQLKILVGVEPQQRLQVDTDSVDGILAGFDGRKLTWEERWPTCEDELLLRAQVKLGDYNIVVAWAQYLPLMRLDISKYPPAGQYQPTGGTEDMFLHFTFDFPLLDWGHRYRDVQTARMSKAQAFHELSRKRTHYSNEWLQADQNVTLAKTEFKLAKTRFDTAELQYKEVNIAFSEGTEQLPAVADRHEDMVKARIALIEVELKYKLATLEWMYVANLLQERFLGLPAREVL; encoded by the coding sequence ATGGCGCGACCCACACTAACAACACGGCAGGCACGCTTGTTGACGGCGATGTTCATGTGTCTTTTGCCGTTGCTTCCCGCGTGCGCTTCCAACAAGGCCGGCAGCAAATCTCCGGAACTTCCCGCCCGGCACTGGCTGGACGAAGCCCCCGGCGTGCCGGTGGAAAACAAGGCCAAGCTCGAAGCCGCTGTTCCCAATCTCTATGACCCGGACAAGATATTCGGTTTCGACGACTGCGTATTTTTGTCCATCCAGCAGTCGCCTATGCTGGTCAACAGCGCGGTGAACCTTGAAATCAAGCGCGTGGCGCTGACAGACGCCGTCTGGAGATACCTGCCGGAGCCGCGCATGACGATCAGGGTTTCCAACAATCTGACACAGTACAATACAAACACAACAGACACGCCGGGCGATTACGGCCAGACAAAATTTGATCTCGGTTTTTATGCCGCCTTTCCCAACCCTGTGGCTACATATTTTGAACACCAGACGCAAAAAATCATGGTCAATCTAGCTATAGCCATGCACCGCAAGGCCGTAGGCGAGGCGATTTACAAAATAGGCCAGGCTTATCTGCAGCTTCAGGCCAGGCAGCAGATTGTGAATGCGCAAAAAAAACTTTTGCCGCTGGGCAGGAAGCTGATCACCTACTGGCAGCAGGTGGAGTCTGTGGAAGGCCGTCAGGGCGTTTCGCTCAATCTGGCAAAGCAGCATGAGCGTGAACTGGGGCTTATAGTGGAGCAGTCCGTCATGCAGGAGACAATGCAGCGCACACAGCTTAAAATTCTTGTCGGCGTTGAGCCGCAGCAGCGTTTGCAGGTGGATACCGATAGCGTTGACGGTATACTGGCCGGCTTTGACGGCCGCAAGCTGACATGGGAAGAACGCTGGCCCACGTGCGAAGACGAACTTTTGCTGCGCGCTCAGGTCAAGCTGGGGGACTACAACATTGTTGTGGCCTGGGCGCAGTATCTTCCCCTCATGCGTCTGGATATCAGCAAATATCCGCCTGCGGGCCAGTACCAGCCGACCGGCGGCACCGAAGACATGTTTTTGCATTTTACTTTTGATTTTCCACTGCTTGACTGGGGTCACCGTTATCGGGACGTGCAGACGGCCCGTATGAGCAAGGCGCAGGCCTTTCATGAGCTGTCGCGCAAACGGACGCATTATTCCAACGAATGGCTGCAGGCGGATCAGAATGTCACGCTGGCAAAAACAGAATTCAAGCTGGCAAAAACACGTTTTGACACAGCAGAACTGCAGTACAAGGAAGTAAATATCGCCTTTTCTGAGGGAACGGAACAACTGCCCGCCGTCGCCGACCGCCATGAAGATATGGTAAAGGCGCGCATCGCCCTGATTGAAGTGGAACTGAAATACAAGCTGGCCACACTGGAATGGATGTATGTCGCCAATCTGCTTCAGGAGCGTTTTTTGGGTCTGCCGGCCAGAGAGGTCCTGTAA
- a CDS encoding HlyD family secretion protein produces MPHALPAVLPLLFFCLFPASATMCSAAEPASVILSGKAVTTVTRAVPMPFNAIVDDVLVNPGDVVEQSAPLLRYHLQEEAERVLQREITIGAGTEETGSQVLEMERRLAEMTVQRNKARHLANSGLGSKLASARLEDDVRSLQQRIALLRSTIRKKESNFAARLKELEGYYGVPVREGEQLPASLVLTSPINGHVLALEGTLNPGVLLNAGAAPVHVGRLDPMLIQVHVYEAEIAGIKVGDNATVKIPSLDNKKFAAAVNEISWVSTDMNVSNPSYYMVELSVSNPDLDLKPGFKAVVHFGGRR; encoded by the coding sequence ATGCCGCACGCTTTGCCTGCTGTTTTGCCGCTCTTGTTTTTTTGCCTTTTCCCGGCGTCTGCAACGATGTGCAGCGCGGCGGAGCCCGCATCCGTCATTCTTTCCGGCAAGGCCGTGACCACCGTGACACGAGCCGTGCCCATGCCGTTTAACGCCATTGTGGACGATGTGCTGGTCAATCCCGGCGACGTTGTGGAACAGAGCGCGCCTTTGCTGCGCTATCATCTGCAGGAAGAGGCTGAACGCGTTTTGCAGCGCGAGATCACAATCGGCGCGGGCACCGAGGAAACCGGAAGTCAGGTGCTGGAGATGGAACGCCGCCTTGCGGAAATGACAGTACAGCGCAACAAGGCGCGCCATCTGGCGAATTCGGGCCTGGGTTCCAAGCTGGCCTCGGCGAGACTGGAAGACGACGTGCGCTCCCTTCAGCAGCGCATTGCACTGCTGCGCAGCACCATTCGCAAGAAAGAAAGCAATTTTGCCGCGCGCCTGAAAGAGCTGGAGGGCTATTACGGCGTGCCCGTCAGGGAAGGCGAGCAATTGCCGGCTTCGCTTGTTCTCACTTCGCCGATCAATGGCCATGTGCTTGCATTGGAGGGCACGCTGAACCCGGGCGTGCTGTTGAACGCGGGCGCCGCTCCCGTTCACGTGGGCCGGCTGGATCCTATGCTGATTCAGGTGCATGTGTATGAGGCTGAAATAGCCGGTATCAAGGTGGGCGACAATGCGACAGTGAAAATTCCGTCACTGGACAATAAAAAATTCGCGGCCGCTGTCAATGAAATCTCCTGGGTTTCCACCGACATGAATGTGTCAAATCCATCGTATTACATGGTGGAGCTCAGCGTGTCCAATCCCGATCTGGACCTCAAGCCCGGCTTCAAGGCCGTGGTGCATTTCGGCGGGAGAAGGTAA
- a CDS encoding lipopolysaccharide biosynthesis protein, whose translation MKLKSLPRRLGYVVCAQWARDIAWTVFTILLARHSKDMLGQIMLALSYGYLVKTAADVGLNDFLLSSFARRESRPRALLGEVTWLKLCLLLVALYIAWAVTDAQGYTPELRFIVLCIAAGFGLDGVSESFFALCQARGRQDMEMRVRAPTALVGIGYGIVCVLLNAPPACIALYKVVESLLCMASAALALGRNPLARIGFADMMDLVHQMKSGLVFTCMTICAMFYNKLNVFFLKRYGGDTAVGSYSVAWEMVEGLTVLLTSALLGKVIFPLLTKLWKEDHAAFCRLSGQTARSLWAASLPMIFVICVESDRLLPFIYGQDYSGAVTAQRLLTPCLATAFLHNLAAYAMIGMRRHVLLLFFYLSGMAVNIICCCTLIPAMPLKGAALSLTVTKVWVALLTVSFFQWTIRPMRLAQWVLMLAAAVSGVVLWWGTGLVLPREAAELAGLAPLLALLWFWRPPPPFEKEAA comes from the coding sequence ATGAAGCTGAAAAGCCTGCCGCGGCGTCTCGGCTATGTTGTCTGCGCGCAATGGGCGCGCGATATTGCATGGACCGTTTTTACCATTCTGCTGGCCCGTCACAGCAAGGACATGCTCGGACAGATCATGCTGGCCCTTTCGTACGGCTATCTTGTCAAGACAGCGGCTGACGTGGGCTTGAACGATTTTCTCCTTTCCTCCTTTGCCCGTCGCGAAAGCCGCCCCCGTGCCCTGCTCGGGGAAGTGACATGGCTTAAGCTCTGTCTTCTGCTGGTGGCCCTGTACATCGCGTGGGCTGTGACCGACGCGCAGGGCTACACGCCGGAACTGCGTTTCATTGTCCTGTGCATCGCCGCGGGCTTTGGCCTTGACGGCGTGAGCGAGTCTTTTTTCGCGCTCTGTCAGGCCCGCGGTCGGCAGGACATGGAAATGCGCGTGCGCGCGCCGACGGCACTGGTCGGAATCGGGTACGGCATTGTCTGCGTTCTGCTCAATGCACCGCCGGCGTGCATAGCCCTGTACAAGGTTGTGGAGTCTCTGCTTTGCATGGCGTCCGCCGCGCTTGCCCTCGGGCGCAACCCCTTGGCCCGCATAGGTTTTGCGGACATGATGGATCTTGTCCACCAGATGAAGAGCGGTCTTGTATTTACCTGCATGACCATCTGCGCCATGTTCTATAACAAGCTTAACGTCTTTTTTCTCAAGCGGTACGGCGGCGACACGGCCGTCGGCAGCTACAGCGTGGCCTGGGAAATGGTGGAAGGACTGACCGTTCTGCTGACAAGCGCTTTGCTGGGCAAAGTGATTTTTCCGCTTCTGACAAAATTGTGGAAGGAGGACCACGCTGCGTTTTGCCGTTTGTCAGGTCAGACGGCACGTTCTCTCTGGGCGGCTTCTCTGCCCATGATTTTTGTGATCTGTGTTGAGAGCGATCGACTTCTGCCTTTTATCTACGGGCAGGATTACAGCGGCGCCGTAACGGCGCAACGCCTGCTGACGCCCTGTCTCGCCACAGCATTTCTGCACAATCTGGCGGCGTACGCCATGATAGGCATGCGCCGCCATGTGCTGCTGCTCTTTTTTTATTTGAGCGGCATGGCTGTCAACATCATCTGTTGCTGCACGCTTATTCCGGCCATGCCGCTGAAAGGCGCGGCTCTTTCCTTAACTGTGACAAAAGTTTGGGTTGCGTTGCTGACGGTCAGCTTTTTTCAGTGGACCATCCGGCCCATGCGGCTCGCCCAGTGGGTTCTTATGCTCGCTGCAGCCGTGTCAGGCGTCGTCCTGTGGTGGGGAACCGGCCTTGTTCTGCCGCGTGAGGCCGCTGAACTGGCCGGCCTTGCGCCGCTGCTGGCTCTGCTGTGGTTCTGGCGGCCTCCGCCGCCCTTTGAAAAGGAGGCTGCCTGA
- a CDS encoding glycosyltransferase family 4 protein, whose translation MTLRPLLRFVWYSLPPVLRACLSVELFRLLLHRNKSGNAQAAGPTYVVGFFTAPTGLGQSARLYFQELRQHGRVVHAVDVTRLLPLASVQGLLPEGALPLLALNRYAGPGVVVIHANPPVFMFVLWAVRKFLPGKRVVAYWAWELEDIPAFWTRCLDWLDEVQVPSNFVANAVRKYTTKSVFVHPHAVLAVLRGRSSKEQPFTVLYCFDCCSNFARKNPLAVIAAFKEAFGDSPDAHLVLKASNIEVNQDAWRQLQAAADAPNIRFCLGRLNEQGMADLYAGADVYISLHRSEGYGLTIQEAMLHGLPVIATGWSGNMDFMSYCHSRESGNPENISPCRAVPYTLVPVNDPQATYTMPGVRWAEPDVGAVAGILREIRKALK comes from the coding sequence ATGACGTTGCGCCCTCTGCTTCGTTTTGTCTGGTACAGCCTGCCGCCTGTTCTGCGCGCCTGCCTTTCCGTGGAACTGTTCCGTTTATTGCTGCACAGGAACAAGTCGGGCAATGCACAGGCGGCAGGCCCGACGTATGTTGTCGGTTTTTTTACCGCGCCCACAGGATTGGGCCAGTCCGCGCGGCTGTATTTTCAGGAATTGCGGCAACATGGCCGTGTCGTGCATGCTGTGGACGTGACGCGTCTGCTGCCGCTTGCTTCGGTACAGGGCCTGTTGCCGGAAGGCGCGTTGCCGCTTTTGGCCCTGAATCGCTATGCAGGGCCGGGCGTTGTGGTCATCCACGCTAATCCGCCGGTCTTTATGTTTGTGTTGTGGGCTGTGCGCAAGTTCCTGCCCGGCAAGCGCGTTGTCGCTTATTGGGCGTGGGAGCTTGAAGACATTCCCGCGTTCTGGACGCGCTGTCTTGACTGGCTGGATGAAGTGCAGGTTCCCAGTAATTTTGTTGCAAACGCCGTGCGCAAGTACACGACAAAGTCTGTGTTTGTGCACCCGCATGCAGTGCTGGCTGTTTTACGCGGCAGAAGCTCTAAAGAACAGCCCTTCACCGTGCTGTACTGTTTTGACTGCTGCAGCAACTTTGCCCGGAAAAACCCGCTTGCTGTCATTGCCGCGTTCAAAGAGGCATTTGGTGACTCGCCGGACGCGCACCTTGTGCTGAAAGCCAGCAATATAGAAGTGAATCAGGATGCCTGGCGTCAACTGCAGGCCGCCGCCGATGCTCCCAACATCCGCTTTTGTCTTGGTCGGTTGAACGAACAGGGCATGGCTGACCTCTATGCCGGAGCGGATGTCTATATTTCTTTGCACCGTTCAGAAGGCTATGGCCTGACCATACAGGAGGCCATGCTGCACGGCCTGCCCGTGATAGCCACCGGATGGTCCGGCAATATGGATTTTATGTCCTATTGTCATTCACGCGAAAGCGGGAATCCGGAAAATATTTCGCCGTGCCGTGCCGTGCCGTATACGCTTGTGCCGGTCAATGATCCGCAAGCTACGTACACCATGCCCGGCGTGCGCTGGGCCGAGCCGGATGTGGGAGCGGTGGCTGGTATCTTGCGGGAGATAAGGAAAGCGCTGAAATAG
- a CDS encoding menaquinone biosynthetic enzyme MqnA/MqnD family protein, which translates to MGRIGYLNVLPIYHPLEAGILPHNFEIVSGPPALLNDMMARGELHVSSCSCFEYACRPDRYYLVNDLAIGSRGPVMSVLLLSHLPVEHLDGREILISGETHTSVALLRLLMRFRYHLDVTFSTGSVAQALRSAEPPVAFLAIGDEALRLRNHPDYPCRVDMAEAWREWTDLPFIFGLWVISRDAVEKKLFADDPGALLRRARDWGMAHMDVILNLTGYGCPLSREELLVYYRNGLVYSLGEEEQQGLRLFYDKLAQAGMIPSAPGLRFYS; encoded by the coding sequence ATGGGCCGCATAGGCTACCTCAACGTGCTGCCCATTTATCATCCTTTGGAAGCGGGCATTCTGCCGCACAATTTTGAAATTGTTTCCGGACCTCCGGCGTTACTCAACGACATGATGGCCAGGGGCGAGCTGCATGTGTCTTCGTGTTCCTGTTTTGAATACGCATGCAGGCCGGACCGCTATTATCTCGTGAATGATCTTGCCATCGGCTCGCGCGGCCCTGTCATGAGCGTGCTGCTGCTTTCGCACCTGCCCGTTGAGCACCTGGACGGGCGCGAGATTCTGATCAGCGGCGAAACCCACACGTCTGTGGCCCTCCTGCGTCTGCTTATGCGCTTTCGCTATCATCTTGACGTCACGTTTTCCACAGGGTCCGTCGCGCAGGCCCTGCGCTCGGCCGAGCCGCCCGTGGCCTTTCTTGCCATCGGCGACGAGGCCCTGCGTCTGCGCAATCATCCCGACTATCCCTGCCGTGTGGATATGGCCGAAGCTTGGCGGGAATGGACGGACCTGCCCTTCATTTTTGGGCTGTGGGTGATCAGCCGCGACGCTGTGGAAAAAAAGCTTTTCGCAGACGATCCCGGCGCATTGCTGCGCCGCGCGCGGGACTGGGGCATGGCGCACATGGACGTGATTCTGAACCTCACCGGCTACGGCTGCCCGCTTTCCCGCGAGGAGCTGCTCGTCTATTACCGCAACGGCCTTGTGTACAGCCTCGGCGAGGAAGAACAACAGGGTTTGCGCCTGTTTTATGACAAGCTCGCGCAGGCCGGCATGATCCCCTCCGCGCCCGGTCTGCGTTTTTATTCATAG